GCTTCTGAACGTTCCGGTCGACAAGCGAAGCGTGCGCAAGGTCAAAGAGACGCCGGAACTCAAGAACGTCGAATACGCGAAACGTCTCGAGTTGCTTGGTGGGGCGCACGCGGTCGATGCAGATGCTTCGAGGGGCCGACGTATCCTACTTCTGGATGATCTCTATCAGTCTGGAGCTACTCTCAATGCAACCGCGTGTCTCTTGAAGGAAGTGGGGAGCGCTGCTGCGGTCTTCGTACTGGCGTTGACTCGAACCCGGAGCTGATCATGGAAGCGGTTTTTCTTGGTGGGTCTCGGCGTATCCCTCGTCTGAATGAAGCTATTCGGTCGAAGCTTGATGAACTCCTTGACCGAGGCCTCTGGATGGTAGTTGGTGATGCGAATGG
This portion of the Deltaproteobacteria bacterium genome encodes:
- a CDS encoding ComF family protein; translated protein: MAIAQAAADFLRNWNPGIDLIVPAPPSKNRAVQPLFQIADEIGRLLNVPVDKRSVRKVKETPELKNVEYAKRLELLGGAHAVDADASRGRRILLLDDLYQSGATLNATACLLKEVGSAAAVFVLALTRTRS